A genomic window from Candidatus Obscuribacterales bacterium includes:
- a CDS encoding HAD hydrolase family protein: MNNIPNEIAFKASQIKLLVMDVDGVLTNGVLSYVPAPDGTMAEFKGFHSHDGLGILLLHQYGLQTGLISARTSPAVEERATLLGMKYIYQGHLDKMASFKEIMAKAGVTESQTAFIGDDLIDYPQMKVSGLSIATANARPEIKSASDYVTNTDGGQGAVREVAELILKAQGHWGAILAKYGLEPAI, encoded by the coding sequence ATGAATAATATCCCCAACGAAATTGCCTTTAAAGCCAGCCAAATAAAACTTCTCGTCATGGATGTCGATGGCGTTTTGACCAATGGTGTCCTTTCGTATGTACCGGCTCCAGATGGCACAATGGCTGAGTTTAAGGGCTTTCACTCCCATGATGGACTGGGCATTTTACTTCTCCATCAATATGGACTACAAACCGGCTTAATAAGCGCCCGCACGTCTCCAGCTGTAGAGGAAAGAGCAACTCTCCTGGGCATGAAATACATCTATCAAGGGCACCTGGATAAGATGGCTTCCTTCAAGGAAATCATGGCAAAGGCGGGCGTTACGGAGTCCCAGACGGCATTCATCGGGGACGATCTTATAGATTACCCACAGATGAAGGTATCCGGGCTATCCATAGCCACGGCAAATGCTCGACCAGAGATTAAATCGGCATCCGATTATGTGACCAATACCGACGGCGGACAGGGTGCCGTTCGCGAAGTAGCCGAGCTAATCTTAAAAGCACAAGGGCACTGGGGCGCCATTCTAGCCAAATACGGCTTAGAGCCGGCAATTTAA
- a CDS encoding histidine phosphatase family protein translates to MRLILARHGNTFAPGDKVVWAGSSNDLTLVETGLKQAHNAAEYLLAENIKPTAIYCSPLQRTKKFAEIVIERLALNYQPIIDARLNEIDYGEWTGLSDQEIIERFGENELKKWSELSQWPQKGSWGGSEAAVLADIKSFVDEIQRKHSPSDTIMAVSSNGRLRYFLTLMNGEFESRRQAKKVKVKTGHLCELLLDNGSCTLNYWDKNPGAK, encoded by the coding sequence ATGCGCCTCATTCTTGCACGCCATGGCAATACCTTCGCGCCAGGAGACAAAGTCGTCTGGGCCGGCTCCAGCAATGATTTAACACTTGTAGAAACAGGATTGAAGCAAGCTCATAATGCAGCAGAATATTTGCTTGCAGAAAACATCAAACCTACGGCAATTTATTGCAGTCCGCTGCAGCGCACTAAGAAATTTGCAGAGATTGTAATTGAGAGACTAGCACTTAACTATCAACCTATCATTGATGCACGTTTGAATGAAATAGATTACGGCGAGTGGACTGGACTTTCGGATCAGGAAATCATTGAGCGCTTTGGCGAAAACGAGCTTAAAAAGTGGAGCGAGCTAAGTCAATGGCCGCAAAAAGGCTCTTGGGGTGGAAGCGAAGCTGCCGTACTTGCCGATATCAAATCCTTTGTCGATGAGATACAAAGAAAGCACTCACCAAGTGACACCATAATGGCTGTAAGCAGCAATGGTCGCCTGCGCTATTTCCTGACGCTGATGAACGGCGAATTTGAAAGTCGTCGTCAAGCAAAAAAAGTGAAAGTCAAAACAGGACATCTCTGCGAACTGCTCCTGGATAACGGCTCCTGCACACTCAATTATTGGGACAAAAACCCAGGTGCCAAATGA